AACAATTTCTAGAACCATCGGAGTATACTATTTTCCTGCGTGACCCGCTGTCCTTAAGAAATGAGATAAAAAAGAGAATTTTTTCTGAAATAAGAAAGCTTCTTTTAGACTCTGGCCAAACCAAACCACCATTTGCGCCGGAACAGTTAGGGGCTTACAGAAGAGTTAAAAATATAATACCTGATGAAACATTAAGCCATAAAGAAGCAGTTCTTATTCCAGAAGATGAGGGATTCATTATCAAATATAACCCTAAAAAACCGAAAGTTCGCATAAGATTTGGTATTGCACATGAGATTGGACATACCTATTTTTTTGATTTAAAAGCAACCCACCCACAGAAATTTTATTCATTGATATCATCACGATATTGGGTTGAAGAAGGTTATGCATGTGAGATCGCTCGAGAGATTTTAGTTCCTGAGCCATATTTAAGCACAAATTCTACTCAGATTTGTGATCATCCCTCAGTCAATGCATTAGTTCAATTACAAAGAACTTTTAATGTTTCTTATGAAGTACTTCTAAA
Above is a genomic segment from bacterium containing:
- a CDS encoding ImmA/IrrE family metallo-endopeptidase — protein: MKGVRSVDPAEKWIAKQFLEPSEYTIFLRDPLSLRNEIKKRIFSEIRKLLLDSGQTKPPFAPEQLGAYRRVKNIIPDETLSHKEAVLIPEDEGFIIKYNPKKPKVRIRFGIAHEIGHTYFFDLKATHPQKFYSLISSRYWVEEGYACEIAREILVPEPYLSTNSTQICDHPSVNALVQLQRTFNVSYEVLLKRLLHDSHLWNGNFWGNNLWNAIIVMANISSEDNNIKNLKVYRSPTYKYKFRDSKKLRDMVIRIIKNHSLTHDNITISKNKYKVEWILLERAEPVIILVITNVKGERRNI